The following nucleotide sequence is from bacterium.
GGGAAAAATGAAAATGGCTGTATATAATACTCTCCGTGGGCGCACTTGGAATCGAACCAAGGACCTCTGTCTTATCAGGACAGCGTTCTACCACTGAACTATGCGCCCACGCAAAGCACTATATATTTCAAATAACCATTTTCATTTTAACCGAACGAACTATTTACATGTTTACATATCAGGACAGCGTTCTACCACTGAACTATGCGCCCGAATTACACACTAGAATATCACGATAACACACCCAAGATACACATTAAAGTAACAAAAAAGGTGCCCTAAAACAAGCATAAAAGAAAAGCCCTCAAGTTTTTCAACTTGAGGGCTTTGTAACTCTACCGGAAGTTATACTACTTTCCCGTATCCAAGAAGGCGGGGAATATGATTGCGTTTGTACGTCCGTACAACAACTTTTCCCTTTATGTTGCCTTCAACGGTTACGATGTGGTTTTCTGTTACTTCTTTTATAACACCCGTGTGTCCCTTCCAGGAACGCGGTGATTCTCTCCAGAAAAAGATTAGATCGCCAGGTGACGGATTCTTTGTCGTCAGACCAGCTTCTTGAAAATTTTTCCAGAGAATTTTTGCGCTACGGGATGGTTCAACAGGAAGTTTACCTTTGAAAATAGCGACAACAAAGTCGGCACACCAGCTTAAACCGTCCTTATTGAACACATTTCCGAAACCCACGTACTCAAGCGCGAGCTCAAGACCGTGTTTTTTCTCTTTTTTTACCTTCACCATTTCGTTGAAATGCTGGAGGTAAAATTTTACACCTTTTCTTTTCTCCGTTCCTGTCCAGTACGAAACTGTGTCGGACTTTTTCCATCCGTTCGGACCACCATTCCAAATACGGGCAAAGTCCTCGTCGGTTGGTGTACGTCCAAGACGTTTTCTTGTCGCGTACATATCAAGGTACAAGCGACAGATTTTTCGCGAAAGTTTCGGATTATTTACCGTATCTTTCGGTTTGTAATTCGTCTTGTGACGCTTGTTGACGTCATCGCATACTGGTTGGCGGATTTGCAGATGTCCGTACGGACGACCCGTCCTGAGTACCGGACCCCGTTGATTGATTCCTCCCGACGACTCTTTCAATTCGAGTGCGTTGAGAAGTTGTTCGCTCGGCATTTCTGCCCACGAATATGTGGTAGAAACACCAAGTAAGACAGAAACGAGAATAAAAAACAGCGCTTTGATACGCATATGTTCCTCCTTTTGTATAACCGGTAGAGTATGAAT
It contains:
- a CDS encoding CHAP domain-containing protein, whose product is MRIKALFFILVSVLLGVSTTYSWAEMPSEQLLNALELKESSGGINQRGPVLRTGRPYGHLQIRQPVCDDVNKRHKTNYKPKDTVNNPKLSRKICRLYLDMYATRKRLGRTPTDEDFARIWNGGPNGWKKSDTVSYWTGTEKRKGVKFYLQHFNEMVKVKKEKKHGLELALEYVGFGNVFNKDGLSWCADFVVAIFKGKLPVEPSRSAKILWKNFQEAGLTTKNPSPGDLIFFWRESPRSWKGHTGVIKEVTENHIVTVEGNIKGKVVVRTYKRNHIPRLLGYGKVV